The genome window CTAAGGACACCCTACACTTTATTCAACAGAGAATCTTCTCTGTCCTTGGAGGGCAATGTTTTCGAAGTTCCCTTACCTCTTGTACCAGGGAAAGCAAATGAGGTCGGCACCTCCTTCATCTTTTCCTCTATAAGGTTTCCAGTCTCATCTCTTTTTTTACCCAGTTTGACACAAAGCTCATTATTTAATGATTGGGCTAATACACAAGAGGAAAAAATGCAGACAGTTTAACTTACTGATGTGAGAAAAAACTTCAAATTCTACAGATAGCTCGATAATTTACTAATTGCTCTCTTTCTGGGGTGCAGGTTGTAGTTTTAAGTAGCCTTTGTCTGAATCATATAACACTTAATAGGTAAGGGAAAAAAGTGTTTGAGTTACTATAAGATCCTGATGGCACAGCATGTACTTTCATAAATTGATGTGGGCCAACTAGTACTTAACACAACCACCATTGATGATGACTTCCCCATTCTTTCTATGAAGCAATCCTTAGCTGATTCAGGATGAAAGTCATCATCAGTTCCTTGGAAAGCTACCTTGCAGAGTTGGCAAGTGCTTCACATAATAATTTATCTGGCAGGGGTGTTTGTTTGACTCTGCCGTTCTGAAAAAGTTAGTACAGGATAAATATAGCAGACCCAAGAAAAAAGTTCCAAGAGCTACCACACCATGTCTCCATGTATTTGGATTTAGGACTAGGTGCTATAATGAAATAAGGTTTGTAATGAGACTTAAATCTTCTGTATACACCTCATTAATGTTCAGGATCAACCTGGAGTATATTATGTGTAAGTAGTCCCTACAATGAGCAGTTCTCCTCTTAAGCATATCTAAGAATactctctgctgccaccaccaggTGTTTAGCTAGCAGGGCATTTGTCTGGTAACCTGGATCTTAGACCCATTGCTGCAGTCTGTCGCAGCAGACTTTTTTCCAAAGCAGAAATCACTTCTGTTCCAAATAGGGAAATTTTGGAAATCACACTCTTGACAGGCAGGttccttgctttctgtctgtgtctaTTTAAGTGAGAGCAAGTTGTGGCTTTATATTTGTgtagagaaaataataaaatcttcATATAGACAAAGATGATTGTATAGTCATACACAAATCAAAGCAGTTGGCAGTTTTAGTGAAGTCATTCTGAGGCTTTCTAGCACTTATGGTTTGCTAGTCTTACTAACACCGAATCGCTAAGAGTAGAAACAGGTAAATTGCATGTAATTGCTTTTTCAGTTAGCTAAGTCATTTTTCATGTGGCTCTTCTTCATAGGATTTTTTCCCTTGTGATATTTCCAGAACATCAAAAAGGTAACCAAACAGGAAGGGTGCTGAACCCAGATGTTCAGTGTGTGGCTTTAGAAACATCTGCAACTTTGTTGAGGGATTTTACACTTCAGGCCCAACacagtgcatctaaaggtcctacTTCGGATTGTGCAGCCATATTTCTACACAGAAAGCTACAAAGTGAGACATAATTACAGGCAATGGATGTTGCCTCTTTATTCCATTATTGGTGACAACGTGCTTCATTTTACTGGTATGAATGTATTTATTGAAAGTTTAAAAGGCTGGAAAGAGTTCAAGATAGATTTGAATGTTGACAGTTTAATAACATTGTTGGCTTGAAATGCCATCTCCAGTTCTTCCAAGTAACTCTTCAAGAGATTCACATTCATTTTTCTCCAGTATGGATCGGGCAGCTCATAGGATAAGGAAAATAccttatgaaaaatacaaagaaagatgggaaccttGGTTTGTATACTTTGAGGAAACAAATGATATCAAACATCACTACATTACATACTGAACTTTAtatcaagtataaaaacaaatacaggaagaaatAAGTGAATGAATGGCTCCAATTGTTCTCTTagtgataaatagctaaaaatgattttctggatgaccaatgttacaggaggaaaaaaaggggggggatattaCTTATTTAGTATAATAAGGGGTACATTGAACTTGTCTttgctgatagttgtcttgctggtgtattacGGAAGGTTTACGAATCGTTATAGATAgtgaatagtagtggatatagtaaataggatttttttgtaaatatttgtgcgattaataacaatatgtaaagttttaatattataatataataatctatatttaataaggattgttaaattgtcatatatttatgttgtgtaacagcttgattattgatgtatatgtcagtgatctttggttggaaataaatttatttggggaaaaatgaaaaaaaaaagattcacatTCATAGAGAATTTTTATCAGTtaactcttcaaatatttaatctCTGAGTAATTTTAAGTATGTCATAAATTGCTGTGTATTTTGACAAAATAATTGTATTTAATCTGAGAACTCTCCTGCCTTAATTTTTCCGAAACCATTTTAATACAATCTCTTCAGTCTTGAACTGCAAATATTTGTACTGAACAGATTTGGAACAAAGTTTATTTTCCTAAACGAGATTTTACAGACATTGACCAGTGGAATAAAGTTATTGAACAGTTAGGTACGCCGTCAGCAGACTTTATGAAAAAACTACAGCCTACTGTGCGTAACTATGTAGAAAACAggccaaaatatccaggtatcaAATTTGAAGAACTCTTCCCAGACTGGATATTTCCTTCGGAATCTGATCGTGACAAACtaaaaagtaagattttatttgtTATACAAGTGTTTTAAAGATCTGTTCACTTGAAGTATGTGCAGTAAGAAAATATATTTACCAGGTTCTCATAGGTGTTAGGCAGATATTACCTAGAAGCTTTTTCTGCTTAAGGTTGCAACACAGAGTTGAAGTTAACAATATCCTAAAGACTGGTCCCTCTTGTTTTAGATGTTTTCCACATTGTGACAAACTTGTGGTTTCCCTGTTGCAGCTTGGTTGCCAATACGGCACAGCAGCAACAGGGCTTTCAGATAGCAAGATTCCCCATGGTTTCTTTGCCCCAATTCCCCAGCAGTGCGGGGAGAGATGCCTTTTTGCTGAattgatatttattcattcattcattcaacttcctataccgcccacccctggagggctctgcgCAGTGTACAATACAATAGTATTCAAtaacataaaaccaattaaaatatcatAAAGCCAGTCAAAAATAACAAATAGCAGCACAAAATCAGATGGCGAGATAGTGATCCATATTGAATTGGTGATTCATATTGAATTGATCTTCaactgctaatttttaaaaaatgcctcagTATTGAAGAGAGGAGATAGCTGATACTGAAAATTAATGTTTTGGTTTGATGCTACATCTTGTTTTGTGTGTCATTTTCCTATTGGAACATACACTAGGAAAATACTTGATCTTTATATTACATTTGTGTTTATTTGATATGGTAATATTTCCAAAAATTTACGTTTTCCTCCTACTGGTTTAGGCTCCTTAATGATACCATGTATTCCTCATTAATAcatgttttgtattttgtctGTATGTTTCAAGACTTCAGCGTCTATCACATCTTTTCCCACTTCGTTTTCTAGCAAGTCAAGCAAGAGATTTGCTATCAAAAATGCTAGTGGTAGATCCAGATAAACGAATATCAGTTGATGAAGCTCTGCGACATCCATACATCACAGTTTGGTATGACCCTGCAGAAGCTGAAGCAGTAAGTTTGTTGGGAAGTATTACTTGATGAGAAACTAatagcatattttatttatttaaaatatttttatcttgccttACCTTAACAGGCTCAAAGGAGCTTGTGAAAACAGATGTTCAAAGGCATacagcaaaaaaatttttttaaaaaaagacgagCATTGTCATCAACATTCAAACAACATAAGTTCAAACAGCTCTATAAATTTTTAGAAAACCTCAACAAGCTTTTAGCATACAAATTTGGTAATTTTCCTTTGACAGAAGTCCAAAGGAAtagccatgttttattctgttgCACAGAAAGATCCCAGGAGATTTCTGAATTAATCCACCACTTCTTCCTGTACCTTCTTGACAGTGGAATACTCTGttgtggtcctagtgcctagctagttctgcccccccccttctgattCTCTGAAAGAATTAAATAATCTTTTGCCGCCATCACcaaaaccattattctctgcTCTATAAAACATTTGATaagagagcatttatagtgcatcgCACGACTATCAGGAAGAGTTGCCTcattgctgccattttcttccccgtTCAGGAGCCCCTGTGCTGCCATGGCCATTTTAAGAATCTTCCCAGCTGTttactctgcttgcagctcattcgaTGGGCATTTCCATGTAAACAATAGATAAAGTTTGTTTATCCTGGTGATTTCATGCACATGtagttttttcttatttttgttttaaattagcaaTATTCAAAACTTTGCTGATTGTATATTAGAATAgctgctgctcagaggactggtccacctcccattgagaagcattgcccTCAGAGGGCAGGTCCATCCAATGCTCTAGTCCTCTATAttctccaactcttcttcttatatggaATCTGACCTTGATGTTGAAGTGGAAAAACTATATTGTGAACTTTGTTTTTTGTAGCCACCACCTCAGATCTATGATGCACAGTTGGAAGAAAGAGAACATGCCATTGAAGAATGGAAAGGTAGCCAGAATTTGTGATATACTCTTCATTTATGTGGATACTTTtaaccaggtttttttcccctctgtgtggACTCAAAGCCACTTAGAGTGTCAAACAACAGTAAAACTACCAAAGAGCCAATGTGGAATAGCAATTAGAGTAtgagactaagatctgggagatcaaGGTTTAAATCctgactctgccatggaaggtcacAGTACGATCTTGGGCCATTTACATACTCTTAGTCTAAGATACCTTTGTATCTAAGATACCTAAGATagtttgttatgaggataaaatagcgGAGTagagaacaatataagccactCAGGGTCTCCATTGGGTGAGACAGATAAGATACaatgtaagtaaataaaataagtaaatcaaTTTTCTAACAGGTTAGTTAACAACAAAACTGTCATCAACAGACTAATCCATGGGGTGGCAGGGGGTCAGGGTAGGTGGTAACACTGTTGTTGACCGCAGCAGTCTCTACTCAGGGCTAAAATATTACTGGTAAATTACTGAATGACTGAGAATAATCAGAACACAGTACCAGAATTTGCCTGATAAATTATTGAAAACTATATTATAATTCTCAGGAAATCAGGAAGTTATCACATTAAGAGTGGTATTTTGTTGCACTAAGCAACAGTACTATATGAAAACTGGATTGACCAACAAGTAGAAGAATAGTTAAGGCTATAGTTATACTATATGTATCTTGTTTGTATTTGATGAGATTTGGGTTTTTTGTCATGGTCTCTACAGTCACACCACTGGGGACTTGAGCATGGGAAGGTGCTTACTTGGGATATGCACAGTGGAGCTCTTCTCCCATAATGGGCAGACCTATCACTAAAAGTCCTTTTTGGCTTAGTGATGGAAGATTCTGGAAGTTGCTCTGGGTACATGTAAGTTCTGAGCAGTGTGACTGCATAGATGACCACTtagaacagtgattctcaacctgggtgtcaggatccctttgggggtcgaacgaccctttcacaggggtcgcctaagactctctgcatcagtgttctccatctgtaaagtggataaatgttagggttgggggtcaccacaacatgaggaactgtattaaagggtcgcggcattaggaaggttgagaaccactgacttagaagaATACCAGGTAGAGCTAAACAGCCTGGTTTTTCCCAGTGTTCTGTGATTATTTGGGGACAGCAAAACAAGCTATAAAGATGTATGGTTTGGTTTCTAACATACTTTCCAGTTTTCATTTGAAATTTGGCTATCAATATTACACAGTTGAGTTAAGATGGAAGTTTTGACTGGTTGACTGGATGTACTGTGGATAATTTCAGGTTAAAGTTTGTACAGCATGTCTTAAGAAAGTAATTTGTGCCACAGCTAAAAGTAATGTTTCAGTTTGGTCCTTTTCTTTATTAATGCTCAAATGATATTCTTCTTAGCAATGCTTGTACAAACAAAACTAATTATGTTAATGATTGTTCAGTTATATATATTAAGACCTCTTAGCCTTgatctgaatagcccaggctagttcaATCTCATCACATCTAGGGCCTGGTTCAcgtttggatgaaagaccaccaaggaaaaccagtATTGCTatacaggggcaggcaatggcaaactacctcccagTATCTCTTGCTATGAAGacaacagctgtgacttgatggtgataaataaataaatagctctgTTAACCCTTGTAGATAGTTGTTTTAACAACGACATACATGTCAATGAAGATGCAATCATATCTTGTCTTAATCTGTTTTAACTCATGAAATTGAAAATACTTTTGAAAATACTTTTGAAAATACTTTTATaatgttcctttttttcttctttttaaaaaaacgaagaATTAATATATAAAGAAGTAATGGACTGGGAAGAAAGAAATAAGAATGGTTTGGTAAAAGAACAGCCTTCAGGTTAGTCATTGATgtaatagtccccccccccccccccgttgtttaTGATGTTAGATCTGTTGCCATTAATAATAGAAATGTATCAAATGATATCATTCAAATTGTTGTTTCCATGCAGTTTTTGAAATTTCAGAGTGCACAAGTACCTTGCAGTGCATGAAGTAAGTTACTGAAGTGTGTGGAAACCTTAATAATGTTTAAGGAAAGAGCACTGTAGGAGTTAAGACCTTTGGGACTGGGATATGCTTGTGCTAAAAGCATAGTTTTGATTGAAATCGCTCCATCCCTGCAATTAAGCAAATTTCAAATGTAGGGTTCCTGGATGTGAGGAACAGATGTGctcctctttattttttaaaattttatttgtttgtctaatttctaggctgcccttcccaacgggctcagggcagcttacagcaaACAATGAAAACATCCAGTAAAATGCAAAAGCCGGTTCCTTTAAACCCTGACGCCCCTCCCAAATTGAGGGATACTCAGTACCATCCCCACATTAATGTACTAATCAGTCATGGTTGGGatgggaaaagggaggagggaaaggagaagccagaagggaaaagggaggccagCGAGATGCAGACCATTTATGAGTTTAAGTATATTTCTAACACTGATTAACATATGCTATTCCTCGTGGCTTGGGAGAGAGCTTGGGAGAAAACAGAAAGCTTTTCGACCTTGCCTAGAATGATTATGTATTGTGTGGATAGGAATGCTCTCTGTCCATAATCAGATCCTTAATGATAACAATAAAATGAGTAATTGCATTCCTTGGTGTTATGGAGGAAGAATTTAACCCTTTTCTCAGAGTTTGGTGTCTGCATAACAATGATGAATGGAAGCCCTATCTTTCTGTCTTTCGGACTGACCTTCTGGGAAATTATGTAGGTAATGCATAAGTCTACCTGGTCTTCTACACCTATGTGAACTTGAAAATTAAAATTACAAAGGTGTTTTTATTGTACTAAAACAACATGAGTAGAAGAAGCTGGTATGTGCTCTTCCCTTCATGACCTCTGTGTAATTCCATGAAAGGACTATACCACGAGTAAATCTACTTGTAGAACCTTATAGAACTTCTAGTGTGAAGCATTGTTCTTAATTAATGTTTTTAGTGTTAGgcctcatttatttaaaaaaatactgtttttgaCTACTAGCTTATTGTACTTTGGGTCTGGAGTGATCTCATTGTTTTCATCAGTGTAATTTGCCTGGATTGAACATCTTCATGGTAATATTATTATTGGTCtttcagggaattgcttttttctttttactggatTGAAGCACAAAGACATGGCAAAAATGTTTGGTTGGGTAAAGGTGTTTAATTAGATGGGTATCCCTTCTATTTTAACTTCCCTTGGGTTTAACTTCCCTTGGGAGGGATGCAGCACTGGCACTGGAGCAGTTTGTCAAGAAATTGACCATTTGGCCAACTTCTGGCTCATCAGTtaccaaaacaattaaaacacaagctaaaatacatatttaaaaaaacaattataataTTGAGCAGGAAGGAGGTATCACTGAGAGAATGTCAGACAAAACAAAACGTAGCCTCTTTATGCATCTGCAAGATGCAAATAGGCTAGCTTTTCATTTGTTACATGGCTGGAGAGCTCTCAGTTTTTACAGGCGTTCCTAGAAGTGCCCTTTTCTCTGTCACACAAAAAGCAAAAAGCGATGTAGAGCTTCTTCCCAGATTTTGTCAAGGCGATTCATGCCCAGGGCTcatatgttattttaaaaaatcatgcctGTTGAATGTTCACGTCCACTCTGCAATGGCTCAAGGTTCGTCAGCTTCATTCCACAGGGGTGTGTTAGTGATGAATGTTGGCAATGACTAATCATTTTGCCTTGTCTAGTTTATAGAATAAAGGGGAGGAGGTGCTGTTTCTACCCTTTGACTGAGCTGCTTCTAgccaaaaaaggaggagaaataCGTTTCGTTCTCCAAGTCTGGAAAGTTCCTTTAGAAACTTGTATATACAGCAAATACCatatgattcacagtactgcttGAACAGTTAAGCATaactttgtttttctgttgtGAACATTAAGTGCAGACAGTCCTACTTTTAACATAATAGAAGAGAAGTCTGCTTATATGGAATACCATATTTTTGACAAtgtaataaaaagaaagaaaaactgaaatgcaCCTCTTGTAAATCAAGTCTCTAAATCATTCATAGCATACAGGCTCCCTTTTCTAGCTTTGTTGAAAGCATGGGGCTTTTCCTTCCTATGCATACTGGAAGCTATACAGCTGTTTGCTCTGGAGGAAGAAGCTTCCAGTATTGCATTGTATCTTCTTAATAAAGTATTCTCTTAATAAGTATTCtcttaataaataaacaatgcacCATTGCATTGTGAGGTAGAATTTATTGTGGATCCTAACAGTGTCACTTATATATTTAACCATGTCTTGCCTCAGATTTTCTTATGCTTGGTTTACTTAGCACAGATGCAGCAGTGAATAGCAACACCAGCCCTTCCCAATCATCATCTATCAATGACATTTCATCCATGTCAACAGAACAAACATTGGCTTCAGATACAGACAGCAGCCTTGACGCCCTGACAGGAACGCTTGAAGGATGCCGGTGATCGGTTTAGCAGACACAGCATTAGCAAAGAAACTTTTGCTTCTGTTGGTCCTGAGTTGCATATAAGTGTATGGAACCAAGTAGAAAAGCTCCATGTTCTGCATGTTCCTTTAAAGTAATGCCTGTGATTTTACTCAGTTGCAATAAGACTGTCTGCTTAATATTATAGAATGAAAGCAACTTTGTATTTCagaggcaacacaaatatgcacattaCTGTAACCTATTTCTGTTTTGACCTATATCAGGTGAGCAGTTAAATAACTCATGAACAGATGAGTTCATGGATACCTTGTCAGACTTCTGAAGTATACGCATAACTAATACAATTTCACAAAAAAGAAAGCCATTGTAAGTGTTGTTGAATGTATATCCTCTTTTTGAAATGTGCGATAACAGACATTTGCCATATTGGTGTATCTTACTGGAATTCTCAGTACTGTAGAAGCAATTGTTTTTATGCATAGCACTCTTTTCTTGAGGCCTTTTGCTCTTCATCTCTCAATAATTTTGTATGCTTTCCCCATAGAAGGAGTAAGCTTGTGAATTATTGCTTTGTCTTCACATCTGAATGTGACTCTTTATCTGAATGTGCATTTtgattcttttattttgggggtaaGTAGCGTAAGCAAAAGTATGTCATGGAGGAATTTTTCTTAACTCTTGCATGCATCTATGCATTTagtgtatgtttttttaattaagatgTTGTTGGCCTTTTTATAAGCAATTCATTCTGATGTGTAGATAtccttgccattttttaaatgtcctACTGGGATGGCCTCTCTTTTTCCTACTGTGCAGTTCAAAACTGATCAATTATGAATGTCATGAAGAGATTTTGGAGTTTGCCTGTCTTCTGGAGTAAACATTACCGGGACTTGCTTCTGTTGTGTGTTAAAGGGACCATTACACATCATATAAATGCTCTTAAACAGACATCCAGAATAAATTGAAGGGCTGCACTATTATTGCAAAAAGTGAGAGGCACTATTTTAAATACTGTGCCATGAAAAAAATGACTGAATTTTTAAGGAAAATTCTTTAAATATTATTGTGTGTTGTTCCCCCCTGTGATCAACAGTTGcaaatttcaagggaaaacacACGTCTTTTGCCAGCTTATTGGGAAAGGGTGGGCAGGGGTGGTGGAGAGTTCTAGCTCAAAGAATGATAATCAGTTATATCTTGATCATGAGCAAAATCCACCCAGCAAGTATTTACAAAGAATTTGCTCCTTTGTGGGTTGCCAAACTGGTTATTGGAGATGGTGTGGTAGAATAAAATGGTGAAACAATCCTGCATTTTAACCAGTTATTCCTGAATGCTGAGAAATTGCTCATGTGTGCATGGGAAAGGGGTATGTGCTAGGTTGGCATATCTTTGTTATTCTCAACAACCAAATACAAATTGCATATGCCACCTTTCTTTTctggcaccagcaccagcactTTACAAACTAACTAGTTTTTTGTGGTGTAACTTTCATGGGCAATAGTGACTTCAACAAATACCCTTCAGATTACTTCTAATACATTGCTGCATTCTTTTTCTGGTTTTGTCTGTTTGCCACTGCGAGCTGACAAAACATGTGCTCTAGAGTTTGCTATTGAGTCTTGGAGCTATTTCACATATGCATGTAAACCCATTGGTATAATGTTGCTTGATGCACAGCTGAACATGTGAATTGCCTCTCTTGAAAATATTGTGCTGTATGTGCGAAAGCTGTACTTAAATATGCAACATAATTTGTTGGCCTTCATTGAGCAGTGTGTTCATCTGTAAATTTGTTCTTAGATTATTGTGATTCCAAAGAAATGAAGTGTCCTGTTCTCAGACATATTTACATAGACATATCTTTAATTGCTGTAGACCTTGATTCCAAGTAAATGTGTTCAATGAAAGTAACAGTTGGATATTTCAAAGAGCCCTTGTAAATTTATCAGCTGGGATCCTCATAGCTCCATGGGCATCCTAAAAATATGCCTGCACCCATACTGGGTTTTTCTGATTTCAGCTTGCCACATCATAGCCAATGGTACATTGAGTATCCCCTAACTTTTAGGAATGGGAAAACCTGGGATAAGGAAGGGGGCTGAAAAACTTCTATGCATTTGTGTGGAAGTCTCACTGTATCTCAGCCGTGTttgttcccaatttttttaaatagatggACCTGTAAGCATTATGCCTCAGAGTATCGTAAGTACAAAATATTGGATTAAGTCCCAAAtctaaagagaaggaaaagagaaaaagataatAGAGATGAGCTAGATGAGAAAATCAAATGAAAGAGCAATTTACCTGACAGTTTGACTCCTAAAGTTTGATTCATTAAGTTGACCGTGCTGTATAATAAAATGTCTCATCTAAATGGGGAGAGAACACAAATTTCctgagtttttgtttgtttttgccaaaGTTTGCTTGTAAGTACTGTTGTTTTAGAGCTTAAAAACCAATCTGAGAGaaaattacttatttattttccaATTTATTAAGGTGGTTATTTGATGGTAATGTTTTCAGTGAAAACTAGAGTATGCTGAATTGAACATGCAACTGTCCCTTCATTCGTGTTTGACATGTTTTTTTCTGTACGGAGTTCTAGTGAAAAGCTTCTCACTTGGATTCTGCTTCAAGGTGCATGTGTATTGGCTATGCCGCTATGAAATTAAATTTTGAGTACACTGAAGACAGTGTAGAAATCGAACTATTCGCTGTAGAAAAATGAGTAATGCATGGCAATGTATGTTTTTTAACAtggcaatttatttttttaactttaattttTTAGTAAAGGTGTTCACCATTCATATTAACTAATTAGCACAATTAAAATAAGAAAGCAGGAACTGAAATTGCATGCCGCTTACTAGCTTCAGATGACAAAATTAAAGAAGCCAAAGACTTGAATCTAACTCTTCTACTGTCGACCAAtatagctaccctctgaaacgatCTAATAGAAATGCAGTTACTTATAAATTATGGTCAGAAAGGTCTGGACGTAAAAGTATTTCAGCAGTGGAATCTTCTTCCTAGAAAGGTGGTTATCTCCTCCTCTCTGACATTCTTCAAACAGTGGCTAGCTGAACACTTGTCAGGCTCCAGGCTGATCCAACATTCTGCAGGGGGCtagactagatgacctgtatggccccttccaacgctatgattccaCATTTTCTCTCTGTGTTGTGCTGCCCTAAATAGTAGCAGCAGAATATAAGAGTTTGCACTGATTCAGGATAAGAAAAAAGGAAGCTTTTAATAGTGCCAGCTCTGAAACAGGAGTACCATGTGAAAGTTTGGAGTAAGTTTTGGGAGAGGTTGGT of Sphaerodactylus townsendi isolate TG3544 linkage group LG03, MPM_Stown_v2.3, whole genome shotgun sequence contains these proteins:
- the LOC125427657 gene encoding mitogen-activated protein kinase 9 isoform X4 yields the protein MTENKCDSQFYSVQVADSTFTVLKRYQQLKPIGSGAQGIVCAAFDTVLGINVAVKKLSRPFQNQTHAKRAYRELVLLKCVNHKNDLKPSNIVVKSDCTLKILDFGLARTACTNFMMTPYVVTRYYRAPEVILGMGYKENVDIWSVGCIMGELVKGCVIFQGTDHIDQWNKVIEQLGTPSADFMKKLQPTVRNYVENRPKYPGIKFEELFPDWIFPSESDRDKLKTSQARDLLSKMLVVDPDKRISVDEALRHPYITVWYDPAEAEAPPPQIYDAQLEEREHAIEEWKELIYKEVMDWEERNKNGLVKEQPSDAAVNSNTSPSQSSSINDISSMSTEQTLASDTDSSLDALTGTLEGCR